The region ACTAATTTTTCTTCGGATTAAGTTTCCTCCACTCTTTAATATATTCGGCTATGTCCACAGTCGAAGCACCCGGTGTAAATAATTGACCAACACCCATTTCCTTAAGTTTGGCAATATCTTCTTCAGGAATAATCCCGCCACCGGTTAATAATATATCATCCAATCCTTTTTCTTTCAGCAGATTCAAAATTTTTGGAAATATAGTCATGTGAGCGCCAGATAATATACTTATTCCAATAACATCAGCATCTTCCTGCAATGCTGC is a window of Ignavibacterium sp. DNA encoding:
- a CDS encoding cobalamin B12-binding domain-containing protein; the encoded protein is MNNKIRVIVAKSGLDGHDRGAKVIAAALRDAGMEVIYTGLRQTPEMIVEAALQEDADVIGISILSGAHMTIFPKILNLLKEKGLDDILLTGGGIIPEEDIAKLKEMGVGQLFTPGASTVDIAEYIKEWRKLNPKKN